The Salvia miltiorrhiza cultivar Shanhuang (shh) chromosome 1, IMPLAD_Smil_shh, whole genome shotgun sequence genome has a window encoding:
- the LOC130992462 gene encoding auxin efflux carrier component 6 — protein sequence MISGGDLYNVMCAMVPLYFAMLVAYASVRWWKIFTAEQCSGVNRFVAVFAVPVLSFHFIAHNNPYQMDTKFILADTLSKALVLASLSAWCCFCRRGRLDWLITLFSVSTLPNTLVMGIPLLRAMYGDFTQTLMVQLVVLQCIIWYTLLLFLFEYRAAKILIQTQFPGETAAAITKFQIDNDVISLDGRDPLCTDSEIDDNGRIHVRIRRSTSSAAPSSSMGLTPRASNLSNAEIFSINTPHEFGFGLRPVSPRLSGYASSDAYSLQPTPRASNFNEFDISAISPPPPGKVFRQPSPTVKMVWESPTEGNEFSADVCEKDLSFRDCGKIEVQEGAGIYGATTNQEMPRALVMLRLILTMVGRKLSRNPNTYSSVLGLLWSLISFKWNIGMPSLVKYSIKLISDAGLGMAMFSLGLFMALQPRIIACGTKLAAISMAIRFIAGPAVMSAASVVVGLRGVHLHAAMVQAALPQGIVPFVFAREYGLHPDILSTGVIFGMLVSLPVTLLYYILLGL from the exons ATGATAAGCGGCGGCGACTTATACAACGTGATGTGCGCGATGGTGCCGCTCTACTTCGCAATGCTGGTGGCGTACGCGTCGGTGAGGTGGTGGAAGATCTTCACGGCGGAGCAGTGCTCCGGGGTGAACCGGTTCGTGGCGGTGTTCGCGGTGCCGGTGCTGTCGTTCCACTTCATCGCCCACAACAACCCTTACCAAATGGACACCAAGTTCATATTGGCCGACACCCTCTCCAAAGCCCTCGTCCTCGCCTCGCTCTCCGCCTGGTGCTGCTTCTGCCGCCGCGGCCGCCTCGACTGGCTCATCACGCTCTTCTCCGTCTCCACCCTGCCCAACACCTTGGTCATGGGCATCCCTTTGCTTAGAGCTATGTATGGAGACTTCACGCAGACCCTCATGGTCCAGCTCGTCGTCCTCCAATGCATCATCTG GTACACTCTACTGCTCTTCCTCTTCGAGTATAGGGCAGCCAAGATATTAATCCAAACCCAATTTCCCGGTGAGACGGCGGCAGCCATAACTAAATTCCAAATCGACAATGACGTCATATCCCTCGACGGACGGGACCCGCTTTGCACCGACTCGGAGATCGACGACAATGGCCGCATTCACGTCCGGATCCGACGGTCCACGTCATCCGCCGCCCCTTCCTCCTCCATGGGCCTCACGCCTAGGGCATCCAACCTCTCCAACGCCGAAATCTTCTCCATCAACACGCCCCACGAGTTCGGGTTCGGGCTCCGGCCCGTCAGCCCGCGGCTGTCGGGCTACGCCTCGTCGGACGCCTATTCGCTGCAGCCGACTCCGAGAGCCTCCAATTTCAACGAGTTCGACATCTCTGCCATCAGCCCACCACCGCCGGGGAAGGTCTTCCGCCAGCCGTCTCCGACGGTGAAGATGGTCTGGGAGTCGCCGACGGAGGGGAATGAATTCAGCGCTGATGTTTGCG AAAAAGATCTTAGCTTCAGAGACTGCGGAAAGATTGAAGTGCAGGAGGGAGCAGGAATATACGGTGCAACAACCAATCAAGAGATGCCACGTGCTCTGGTTATGCTAAGACTAATTTTGACTATGGTTGGAAGGAAGCTTTCTCGTAATCCAAATACTTATTCAAGTGTTTTAGGCCTTTTGTGGTCTCTAATATCTTTCAA ATGGAATATAGGGATGCCAAGTTTGGTGAAATACTCAATCAAACTCATTTCTGATGCAGGGCTTGGGATGGCCATGTTCAGCTTAG GATTGTTCATGGCACTTCAGCCTCGGATAATAGCATGTGGCACAAAATTGGCTGCGATATCTATGGCCATCCGTTTCATCGCCGGCCCGGCGGTGATGTCCGCCGCCTCCGTCGTCGTCGGGCTCAGGGGCGTGCATCTTCATGCTGCCATGGTTCAG GCAGCTCTGCCGCAGGGAATTGTCCCATTTGTATTTGCACGAGAATATGGATTACACCCAGACATACTAAGTACTGG GGTCATTTTTGGAATGTTGGTCTCTTTGCCAGTTACTCTTCTATATTATATACTGCTGGGCTTGTGA
- the LOC131009825 gene encoding uncharacterized protein LOC131009825 — MVGGGSSARGGSSGRGAASSAGHPTSSTGSDGGIAASVRDIQLTHSPSSSASVPTEASEATQTGRTTLIIKYGKLHPLGMVPSVVTKIFKQVQNPEGYSWKLTPLSVKTAYFEEFKKHFTWDAAIESAVYKLWHACAARRYSDFVHDIKERRSKRPPFIHEDHWPNWNKYWDSDEVKAKSEIAKKCRMSEPLGPGTGQAKHKGGSRSILQYAEEVGKRKGVEPTECLYDAYEILHKNKDGTYTDERSRRIGEKVQDIVVSQSQTVDDDSDPPEIDMNKVYVEAVGGLDKKKRMFGVGGLAASLRSSEQSSGTSQFQGPLVDPQRFMDVEQQLQDALVEIARQKEEMRQKDEQTDARFQAQQRMFEEILARLPPGPTGPTPPTGPSS, encoded by the exons ATGGTGGGAGGAGGTTCTAGTGCGAGAGGAGGTTCTAGTGGTAGGGGTGCTGCATCATCCGCAGGACACCCTACATCATCCACAGGATCAGATGGAGGGATTGCTGCATCTGTACGGGATATACAGCTGACTCATTCACCTTCATCTTCGGCATCGGTCCCTACTGAGGCATCAGAGGCTACACAGACTGGACGTACTACACTCATCATCAAATATGG GAAATTACATCCCTTGGGGATGGTTCCATCCGTAGTCACTAAGATTTTCAAGCAAGTTCAAAATCCAGAAGGCTACAGTTGGAAACTCACTCCACTTAGTGTTAAGACGGCGTACTTTGAGGAATTCAAG AAACATTTCACATGGGATGCGGCGATAGAGTCGGCTGTCTACAAGCTTTGGCATGCTTGTGCTGCGCGGAGGTATAGTGATTTTGTCCATGACATCAAGGAAAGGAGGAGCAAGAGGCCTCCTTTTATTCACGAGGACCACTGGCCTAATTGGAATAAGTACTGGGACTCTGATGAAGTCAAAGCCAAATCAGAGATAGCGAAAAAGTGTAGGATGTCTGAGCCTTTAGGTCCTGGAACTGGTCAAGCGAAGCACAAAGGAGGTTCGAGGTCTATTCTTCAGTATGCTGAAGAAGTG GGTAAGAGAAAAGGAGTGGAGCCGACTGAATGTTTGTATGATGCTTATGAGATCCTTCATAAGAACAAGGATGGCACTTATACAGACGAGAGGTCTAGACGGATTGGA GAAAAAGTGCAGGATATAGTTGTTTCTCAGAGTCAGACTGTGGATGATGATTCTGATCCGCCAGAGATCGATATGAACAAGGTGTACGTGGAGGCTGTTGGTGGACTCGACAAGAAGAAGAGAATGTTTGGAGTTGGTGGACTTGCAGCCAGCTTACGGAGTAGTGAGCAGTCGAGTGGTACATCTCAGTTTCAGGGCCCTCTTGTCGATCCTCAACGATTTATGGACGTGGAGCAGCAATTACAGGATGCATTAGTGGAGATAGCACGTCAAAAGGAGGAGATGAGGCAGAAAGATGAGCAGACCGATGCTCGATTTCAGGCTCAGCAGCGTATGTTCGAGGAGATATTGGCTAGGCTTCCACCTGGACCCACTGGACCCACTCCACCCACTGGACCATCATCTTGA
- the LOC131009831 gene encoding uncharacterized protein LOC131009831, which yields MNQIVEMSENREWMYRRFLSDGALNPDFQRGLQGFIDYANSRRDLMDGEKIRCPCRKCDNIRFHTKNNVQYHIAKNGFVRDYHIWRFHGEIEMVTTEYHNFEEEEANEDNYQNMVMDIAASQYNIQNIEEPPNPEAQLLYNMLKAADKELWPGCKTHSQLSLVARVMSLKAEGNMSERCFDQWLELIKEILPDNNLAPTNFYDTKKLLSGMGLPAQRIDCCPNNCMLYWEDDRDLVQCKYCGESRYKNNNRDSRSSGKTLVAAKRMFYFPLTPRLQRLFASKATAANMRWHASSIDDGVMRHPSDSPAWKHLNDIFPDFATEVRNVRLGLSTDGFQPFGQSGQQYSSWPVIVTPYNLPPWMCMKEQFMFLTILVPGPRNPKEKLDVFLQPLIAELIQLWNVGVLTYDVSLKQNFNMRAALLWTISDFPAYSMLSGWSTAGRLACPHCMDETEAFTLSHSGKQSWFDNHRKFLPMNHPFRRDKKSFIKNKVVTAQPPQVQSGQEILARDISHMNLTHTLYASRLFVESLRILGMSEGEIDSKMETEFSRWFESYVANPVNNVTNQFLISLSRGPLTMISTYPGYFVNGFKFHTLLHGTFRATMNSGVCIRGADNNCELDYYGRLEEVCELEYQGLPKKTTTLFKCDWFDPGRNGTLVHPQYKLVSINHTKKYGKYEPFVLADQAIQVYYCTYPSKTQSKKDWWEVCKIKARSKVEVPTEASTVEVDQPFQDEFMSSIHTITDDAPNIVHPSGDLIDMDDEEEEEEDTVISEEEDNDDADDDDDDY from the exons ATGAACCAAATTGTAGAAATGAGTGAAAATCGTGAGTGGATGTATCGGCGTTTTCTATCTGATGGAGCTTTGAATCCCGATTTTCAAAGAGGTCTTCAAGGTTTCATTGATTACGCTAACAGTAGACGTGATTTAATGGATGGTGAAAAAATTAGGTGTCCGTGTAGGAAATGCGATAATATACGTTTCCATACTAAAAATAATGTTCAGTATCACATTGCAAAGAACGGATTTGTGCGGGATTACCATATTTGGAGGTTTCATGGTGAAATTGAAATGGTCACGACTGAATATcataattttgaagaagaagaggcTAATGAAGATAATTATCAGAATATGGTTATGGATATTGCTGCATCCCAATATAACATTCAAAACATCGAAGAACCCCCAAATCCGGAAGCCCAATTGTTATATAATATGTTGAAAGCAGCGGATAAAGAGTTGTGGCCCGGTTGCAAAACTCATTCACAATTGTCTCTTGTTGCTCGTGTAATGAGTTTAAAAGCAGAGGGGAATATGTCGGAAAGATGTTTTGATCAGTGGCTTGAGTTGATAAAAGAGATCCTTCCTGATAATAATTTGGCTCCTACTAATTTTTACGACACTAAAAAGTTACTGAGTGGGATGGGGCTACCTGCGCAAAGAATTGATTGTTGTCCAAATAATTGCATGCTTTATTGGGAGGATGATAGGGATTTGGTTCAGTGTAAGTACTGTGGCGAGTCTCGTTACAAAAATAACAATCGAGACTCCAGAAGCAGTGGAAAGACATTAGTAGCAGCAAAGCGAATGTTCTACTTTCCTCTAACGCCACGTTTACAAAGATTATTTGCTTCTAAAGCCACGGCAGCAAACATGCGTTGGCATGCATCATCTATAGATGACGGGGTTATGCGCCATCCTTCAGACTCACCTGCTTGGAAGCATTTGAATGATATATTTCCTGATTTTGCAACAGAGGTGAGGAATGTTAGGTTAGGTTTATCCACAGACGGTTTCCAACCTTTTGGTCAATCGGGCCAGCAATATTCCTCGTGGCCAGTGATTGTTACACCCTACAATCTCCCACCCTGGATGTGTATGAAGGAACAGTTTATGTTCCTTACAATCTTGGTCCCTGGACCACGCAACCCAAAGGAAAAACTAGATGTTTTTTTACAACCATTGATTGCAGAGCTTATACAATTATGGAATGTGGGTGTGCTTACATATGATGTgtcgttgaagcaaaatttcaATATGCGAGCAGCTTTACTATGGACAATTAGCGATTTTCCTGCCTACTCAATGTTATCCGGGTGGAGTACGGCTGGAAGATTAGCTTGTCCACATTGTATGGATGAAACTGAAGCTTTCACTTTATCACATAGTGGTAAGCAATCATGGTTTGACAACCATCGAAAGTTTCTACCAATGAATCATCCTTTCCGAAGGGATAAGAAaagttttatcaaaaataaggTGGTTACTGCACAACCACCTCAAGTTCAATCTGGGCAAGAGATATTGGCAAGAGATATTTCACATATGAATTTAACTCACACATTATATGCTTCAAGGTTATTTGTCGAATCATTGCGCATATTGGGGATGTCTGAGGGGGAAATTGATAGTAAGATGGAAACTGAATTTTCGAGATGGTTCGAATCATAC GTGGCGAACCCTGTTAATAATGTGACGAATCAGTTCCTTATTAGTCTTTCTAGAGGGCCCTTAACAATGATATCAACATATCCCGGCTACTTTGTTAATGGATTCAAATTTCATACGCTTTTACATGGTACATTTCGAGCCACTATGAATAGTGGAGTGTGCATTAGGGGTGCAGATAATAATTGCGAGCTTGATTATTATGGTCGTTTGGAAGAGGTGTGTGAGCTTGAGTATCAAGGTCTGCCAAAGAAGACAACCACACTATTTAAGTGTGACTGGTTTGATCCGGGACGGAATGGGACATTGGTGCATCCCCAATACAAATTGGTGTCTATAAACCACACCAAAAAGTATGGAAAGTACGAACCTTTTGTGTTAGCAGATCAGGCAATTCAAGTGTACTATTGTACTTATCCAAGTAAAACTCAATCTAAAAAAGATTGGTGGGAGGTGTGTAAGATAAAAGCTAGATCTAAAGTTGAAGTACCAACTGAAGCATCTACTGTGGAGGTCGACCAACCCTTTCAAGATGAATTTATGAGCTCAATACACACAATTACAGATGATGCACCCAACATAGTTCATCCTAGTGGCGACTTGATAGATATGGAtgatgaagaggaagaagaggaagataCAGTGATTAGTGAAGAAGAAGATAATGatgatgccgatgatgatgatgatgactaTTAG